A genomic stretch from Petrimonas mucosa includes:
- a CDS encoding IS4 family transposase, whose product MNKSTYFFGQSVFGQLISMIDSGIIARNSKRHKADHYVKRFMAKDHLISMLFCVFAKCSSLREVAGAMLGLSGKTRHFQLGHIPYRSTLSDANKRRSVDFFSGVYHDLLREYQHVISDTRFKAVLNKQVEIFDSTVISLFQDILKCVGRTPSNGKRKGGIKVHTVINVDEPVPKMVWFTSAATHDHALLKKLSPDDNTIYVFDKGYNDYKAFKLFGKKGAGFVTRIKDDAVYKVEQELHVEECIHSGVLEDTIIEVTVKEDDGQGKLMLRKVVFYDRVLKRKFEFLTNLFDLRPDMIAALYKIRWQIELLFRQLKGNFPLKYFLGDNENAIKTQIYCALIVNLLLTVVQKRLKRRWAFSNLVSFCRIHLFNYLHLMRFLENPERDWQRDDKNLGMLTLFRGAYF is encoded by the coding sequence ATGAACAAAAGTACTTATTTTTTCGGACAATCGGTTTTCGGACAGCTCATATCTATGATAGATTCAGGAATCATCGCTCGAAACAGCAAACGCCACAAGGCTGATCATTACGTGAAACGTTTCATGGCCAAGGATCACCTCATAAGCATGTTATTTTGTGTTTTCGCCAAATGCTCCTCCCTGCGAGAGGTGGCGGGCGCAATGCTCGGTCTTTCAGGCAAGACCAGGCATTTCCAACTCGGCCACATACCCTACAGGAGCACATTGTCGGACGCCAACAAGCGCCGGAGTGTTGATTTCTTCTCGGGCGTGTATCACGATTTGCTCCGCGAGTATCAACACGTGATCTCGGACACCCGGTTCAAGGCCGTGTTGAACAAGCAGGTCGAGATCTTCGACAGCACGGTCATCAGCTTGTTTCAGGACATCCTGAAGTGCGTCGGCAGAACACCCTCTAACGGTAAACGCAAAGGGGGGATCAAGGTGCACACCGTCATCAATGTGGACGAGCCCGTTCCCAAGATGGTATGGTTCACGTCCGCCGCCACGCACGACCACGCGCTGTTGAAGAAACTCAGCCCCGACGACAACACCATTTACGTCTTCGACAAGGGATACAACGACTACAAGGCCTTCAAGCTGTTCGGCAAGAAGGGGGCCGGCTTCGTCACCCGCATCAAGGACGACGCCGTTTACAAGGTGGAACAAGAGCTTCACGTTGAAGAATGTATTCATAGCGGCGTGCTGGAGGACACCATCATAGAGGTGACCGTCAAGGAGGACGATGGGCAGGGCAAGCTGATGTTGCGCAAGGTGGTGTTCTACGACAGGGTGTTGAAACGCAAGTTCGAGTTCCTCACCAACCTGTTCGACCTTCGTCCCGACATGATAGCCGCCCTTTACAAGATTAGATGGCAAATTGAATTGCTGTTCAGGCAGTTAAAAGGTAACTTCCCCTTGAAGTACTTCCTCGGGGACAACGAGAACGCGATAAAAACACAGATATATTGCGCCTTGATCGTGAACCTCTTGCTCACGGTTGTTCAAAAGCGGTTGAAACGGCGCTGGGCATTCTCGAACCTGGTATCATTTTGCAGGATACACCTGTTCAATTACTTGCATTTGATGAGATTTTTAGAAAATCCGGAACGAGACTGGCAACGGGATGACAAGAATTTAGGGATGCTCACCCTTTTCAGGGGGGCTTACTTTTGA
- a CDS encoding alkaline phosphatase, whose translation MMKKINLFTALLCALVIVTTPSFSQEAKDSIKTYPGGEAHSVKTYPHDFTCDRPKNVILFIGDGMGVAQVYAGLTANKGNLFLENFKHIGFTKTYSANRYITDSAAAATAIATGQKTDNGVIGMDPDQQSVKNITESASKRGIAAGIVATSSITHATPGAFVAHQRNVSIR comes from the coding sequence ATGATGAAAAAAATCAATCTTTTCACCGCACTTTTGTGTGCTTTAGTTATCGTTACTACCCCCTCGTTTTCACAAGAGGCCAAAGACAGCATTAAAACTTACCCGGGTGGGGAGGCTCACAGCGTTAAAACCTACCCCCATGATTTCACGTGTGATCGACCCAAAAACGTGATTCTTTTCATCGGTGATGGCATGGGAGTTGCCCAAGTGTATGCCGGGCTTACGGCTAACAAGGGCAATCTGTTCCTTGAAAACTTCAAACATATTGGATTCACGAAAACATATTCTGCAAACCGTTATATAACCGACTCCGCTGCTGCTGCCACCGCGATCGCCACCGGTCAAAAAACCGACAATGGAGTTATAGGCATGGATCCGGATCAACAATCGGTAAAAAATATCACGGAAAGTGCTTCCAAACGAGGAATCGCCGCGGGTATAGTCGCCACATCCTCCATCACGCACGCTACCCCGGGTGCATTCGTGGCACACCAACGCAATGTAAGCATTCGGTAA
- the tnpA gene encoding IS66 family insertion sequence element accessory protein TnpA produces MWTLKQFEEIFDRYQASGLRIKEFCRNESIVESKFYYWQKRLREHYYRTGRESGFVPIVFTGSNPSPVSKDVVHHQPIPVHVDPTPGNVLEIVYPNGVKVRVPKGTDPTQLRSLILLTQ; encoded by the coding sequence ATGTGGACATTAAAGCAGTTTGAGGAGATTTTTGATCGTTACCAGGCCAGCGGGCTTCGGATAAAAGAGTTCTGTCGGAATGAGTCGATCGTGGAATCCAAGTTTTATTACTGGCAGAAGAGATTGCGAGAGCATTACTACAGGACAGGGCGTGAGTCTGGTTTCGTTCCGATCGTCTTTACCGGCTCCAATCCATCGCCGGTAAGCAAAGATGTTGTCCATCATCAACCGATTCCGGTGCATGTTGACCCCACCCCGGGAAATGTTCTCGAAATAGTCTATCCCAATGGAGTAAAAGTGCGTGTTCCAAAGGGGACTGATCCAACACAGCTGCGTTCATTAATCCTCCTGACCCAATAA
- the tnpB gene encoding IS66 family insertion sequence element accessory protein TnpB (TnpB, as the term is used for proteins encoded by IS66 family insertion elements, is considered an accessory protein, since TnpC, encoded by a neighboring gene, is a DDE family transposase.): MFNLNASMRYWLYPFPTDMRKGFYTLSGLVTEGMGQDVRSGDVFIFLNRHCTSMKALHMEHGGLVIYYMKLEKGNFALPPLDEKGKTHPFSWQKLMLMVQGIDAEKCHYKKRWKSS, encoded by the coding sequence ATGTTCAATCTGAACGCCTCGATGCGTTACTGGCTTTACCCGTTTCCAACGGACATGCGAAAAGGGTTCTATACTTTAAGTGGGTTGGTCACTGAGGGGATGGGACAGGATGTACGCAGCGGTGACGTATTCATCTTTCTGAACCGTCACTGCACAAGCATGAAAGCATTACACATGGAACATGGTGGACTGGTGATCTATTACATGAAACTTGAGAAAGGCAATTTCGCACTGCCCCCGCTTGATGAAAAAGGCAAAACTCACCCCTTTTCCTGGCAAAAACTAATGCTGATGGTACAGGGTATTGACGCTGAAAAATGTCACTATAAAAAACGTTGGAAAAGCTCATAA
- the tnpC gene encoding IS66 family transposase — protein sequence MQENKENPNELLELLLEKCDRLYQENMLLKGKLEDRTDVDALKSSYEKTLSEKDTRIVDLEKQVAYLRRRIWGKSSERYIQADPQQRRIDFDGLDLLPGEIELAEAAREEIEAFRERRVKERVKRKPVRKPLPEDLPRIEEHLYPAEISDNKDAWTELEPEITEVLEYEPGKCYVRKIVRHKYVLKNKPSQESGEEPSPIVTASLPTRYRPIARSYAGASLLAELMINKYVNHLPFYRQIQMMKQMGANLPPPTVNDWFKDTADLLRPLYYRLKELVLATDYIQVDETTVPVINNEKHKTVNGYMWMVRSVMDSQLFFHYDHGSRAQNVALSLLKDFSGAMQTDGYGVYKIYEQKLGVLPLGCWAHARRKFEESLKNDRSRAEYALEQIGLLYEVEREADDKKLSCQERANLRESHAYPIMVAFEKWLVREYEKVLPKSPIGKAIKYTYDIYHRLTRYHLDGRYRIDNNLAENSLRGLALGRKNYLFCGNHDAAEDAAVMYSLLGCCKAADVNFRDWMVYVLSRIHDYDEDYTRDLAELLPGNYSRRNP from the coding sequence ATGCAAGAAAACAAAGAAAATCCGAACGAGCTTCTCGAACTCCTTTTGGAGAAATGCGACCGTTTATACCAGGAGAACATGCTCCTGAAGGGTAAACTGGAAGATCGCACGGATGTTGATGCATTAAAATCCTCTTACGAGAAAACCCTGTCCGAGAAGGATACCAGGATCGTCGACCTGGAAAAGCAGGTAGCTTATCTCAGGCGCCGCATATGGGGTAAATCCAGCGAGCGTTATATCCAGGCAGATCCACAGCAACGACGAATAGACTTTGACGGCCTTGACCTGTTGCCCGGGGAAATAGAGCTTGCAGAGGCAGCCAGGGAAGAGATAGAAGCCTTCAGGGAAAGACGCGTGAAGGAGCGGGTGAAACGAAAACCGGTTCGCAAGCCTTTACCCGAAGACCTACCTCGTATTGAGGAGCACCTTTACCCCGCTGAAATTAGTGACAACAAGGATGCATGGACCGAGCTGGAGCCCGAGATCACCGAAGTGCTGGAGTATGAACCCGGGAAATGCTATGTCAGGAAGATTGTCCGTCATAAATATGTTTTAAAAAACAAGCCATCACAGGAGTCTGGAGAGGAGCCTTCTCCCATTGTTACGGCATCCCTGCCGACAAGATACCGGCCTATCGCACGCAGCTATGCCGGAGCCTCACTTTTGGCGGAGCTGATGATAAACAAGTATGTAAATCATCTCCCTTTTTACCGCCAGATACAGATGATGAAGCAGATGGGTGCCAATCTGCCACCACCCACGGTCAATGATTGGTTCAAAGATACGGCCGATTTACTAAGACCGCTTTATTATCGTCTCAAGGAGCTCGTTCTTGCCACCGATTACATCCAGGTGGACGAGACAACCGTGCCCGTGATCAATAACGAGAAGCATAAAACCGTCAATGGATACATGTGGATGGTGCGTTCCGTCATGGACTCACAGCTCTTCTTCCATTATGACCATGGTTCAAGGGCCCAGAATGTTGCCTTGTCCCTGTTGAAAGACTTCAGTGGTGCCATGCAGACGGACGGGTACGGCGTGTACAAGATCTACGAGCAGAAACTGGGCGTACTGCCCCTTGGATGTTGGGCCCATGCCAGAAGGAAGTTTGAAGAGTCATTGAAAAATGACAGGTCCAGGGCCGAATATGCCCTTGAGCAGATCGGCCTTCTCTACGAGGTGGAAAGGGAAGCCGATGATAAGAAACTCTCTTGCCAGGAGAGGGCGAATCTCAGGGAGAGTCATGCTTACCCCATCATGGTTGCCTTTGAAAAGTGGCTGGTGCGTGAATATGAAAAGGTTCTGCCCAAGAGCCCGATAGGAAAGGCGATAAAGTACACTTATGACATCTACCACCGTTTGACACGTTACCACCTGGATGGCAGATACCGCATTGACAATAATCTCGCCGAAAACAGCCTGAGAGGCCTGGCCCTGGGAAGAAAGAATTACCTTTTTTGCGGTAACCATGATGCTGCCGAGGATGCTGCAGTCATGTATTCATTGCTGGGGTGCTGCAAGGCTGCCGATGTGAACTTCCGTGACTGGATGGTTTATGTGCTGAGTCGTATCCACGACTATGACGAAGACTACACCAGAGATCTTGCAGAACTGCTCCCGGGCAACTACTCCAGGAGAAACCCCTAA
- a CDS encoding alkaline phosphatase, giving the protein MTECLQRNRSQEEEIALDFLASGIDVFIGGGVDFFTKREDGRDLINEFTRQGYAVKQDLEEIRSFEGSKLLGLTAPRANGRLSDRGDMLPISTETAINVLKQNEKGFFLMVEGSFIDSGGHANNTIQIVEEVLDLDRAIGKALDFAAKDGQTLIVVASDHETGGMTINGGSFESGMVKGEFTTGGHTGVMTPIFAYGPGASEFGGIMENTDIHAKIYKLLFGEK; this is encoded by the coding sequence ATCACCGAATGCTTACAACGCAATAGAAGTCAAGAAGAGGAGATCGCGCTGGATTTTCTGGCCTCCGGTATTGACGTTTTTATAGGGGGAGGAGTCGATTTTTTCACCAAACGGGAGGACGGGCGCGATTTAATCAACGAATTCACTCGCCAAGGATACGCCGTTAAACAGGACTTGGAAGAGATCCGCTCGTTTGAAGGCTCCAAACTGCTTGGACTCACCGCACCGAGAGCCAATGGTAGGCTAAGCGATCGCGGCGACATGCTTCCCATTTCAACGGAAACGGCTATCAACGTATTAAAGCAAAACGAAAAAGGCTTCTTCCTAATGGTTGAAGGTTCGTTTATCGATTCAGGAGGGCATGCCAATAACACGATCCAAATCGTGGAAGAGGTGTTGGATCTGGATCGTGCGATCGGGAAAGCACTCGATTTTGCAGCAAAAGATGGCCAAACATTAATCGTTGTAGCGTCGGATCACGAAACAGGAGGCATGACAATTAACGGGGGCTCGTTTGAAAGCGGCATGGTAAAAGGGGAATTTACAACAGGTGGCCACACCGGTGTCATGACCCCCATTTTCGCGTACGGGCCAGGGGCTTCGGAATTCGGGGGAATTATGGAAAATACAGACATCCACGCGAAAATCTATAAATTACTTTTCGGAGAAAAATAA
- a CDS encoding rhamnogalacturonan lyase domain-containing protein: MKTNLNYKKMKKIQLLAFILFLSISGLAFGQEEPSITFITTKTVGSNITLTFDALDGDKESIWIDLNNNGVRDANEGVKDAIEAAGKRWGNWGSDRQVNYKLETQTVNIYGKVTQFGAYNGGLTSIDITKNPGMTYLNIQNNQIKELDLTGQTEFYHIQAQNNGFGGVLDVSNMSKMQQLNVDGNNLTGILMSGEYPVLRQFNFSRNFISSENIDHILEHLPAQPGTTGTGNFYFVNSNAGASTPEGNQVHQHHVDHPIFKNSRWVAMDVRTGTTPVTDISQVTDRYKISFTTEKEVGSQISLNIDAEELDKNSIWIDLNGNGTKDSGEAVTTFGSDATYTIESQNITVYGRIKGIKLSGNELTKFDYLQNVFYNYTSSIDLSNNKLNDLKLTANYLELIEDLNIAGNNLSIENITSVINKLADRSSKTPGNITLINLDGADGNLAINDHITMANAKNYVVKDAAGNTLTASSIPLRDQTLSALEDIETYQANEILLPEKTDQGLAVTYTIEAGKDAIATLDGNKVSTLRHGDVKITATQEGNDNFKPFTKTITITVMPAGDVFNWLEMPTISVIGNYVTLVGPEEYLSHFTKLFVNDVEVEMDEEYTYELTDQSGAIEVKATSEDGTYMMRIIVQK, encoded by the coding sequence ATGAAAACAAATTTAAATTATAAGAAAATGAAAAAGATACAACTATTAGCTTTTATTTTATTCTTGTCAATTTCCGGGCTAGCCTTTGGACAAGAAGAGCCAAGTATCACGTTTATCACAACTAAAACTGTGGGATCTAATATTACCCTCACTTTTGATGCACTTGATGGTGATAAAGAGAGTATTTGGATCGACTTGAATAACAACGGAGTTCGTGATGCAAATGAAGGGGTTAAAGATGCTATAGAAGCAGCAGGTAAGAGATGGGGCAACTGGGGTAGTGATAGACAGGTAAACTATAAATTAGAAACCCAAACAGTGAATATATATGGAAAAGTAACACAGTTTGGAGCGTATAATGGAGGTCTTACTTCTATTGATATTACAAAGAATCCCGGTATGACTTATTTAAACATACAGAATAACCAAATCAAAGAATTAGATTTAACGGGTCAGACCGAATTTTATCATATCCAAGCCCAGAATAACGGATTTGGGGGAGTTTTAGATGTATCAAATATGTCTAAAATGCAACAATTAAACGTTGACGGTAATAATTTAACGGGTATTTTAATGAGTGGAGAGTATCCTGTTTTGAGACAGTTTAATTTTTCTCGCAATTTTATTTCATCAGAAAATATTGACCATATCCTTGAACATTTACCTGCACAACCGGGTACAACTGGTACTGGCAACTTCTACTTTGTTAATTCAAATGCTGGTGCATCAACTCCTGAAGGTAATCAGGTACATCAACATCACGTGGATCATCCAATATTCAAAAATAGTAGATGGGTTGCCATGGATGTAAGAACCGGAACTACACCAGTTACTGATATTTCACAAGTCACCGATCGCTACAAGATATCATTTACCACTGAGAAAGAGGTGGGTTCACAGATTTCTCTTAATATTGATGCCGAGGAGTTAGATAAAAACTCCATCTGGATAGATTTAAACGGTAATGGAACAAAAGATAGCGGTGAAGCTGTTACCACTTTCGGTTCAGATGCTACTTATACTATTGAAAGTCAAAATATAACTGTTTACGGGCGTATTAAAGGTATTAAATTATCAGGCAATGAGTTAACAAAGTTTGATTACTTGCAAAATGTTTTCTATAACTATACTTCATCGATAGATTTATCAAACAATAAATTAAATGATTTAAAACTGACAGCTAATTATTTGGAATTGATAGAAGATTTGAATATCGCCGGAAATAATCTTTCTATTGAAAATATTACAAGTGTAATTAATAAGTTAGCAGATAGAAGTTCAAAAACGCCTGGAAATATAACTTTGATAAATTTAGATGGTGCAGATGGCAATTTAGCAATCAATGATCATATTACTATGGCCAATGCTAAAAACTATGTAGTTAAAGACGCTGCTGGCAACACTCTAACAGCTTCCAGCATTCCTTTGAGAGATCAAACATTGTCTGCACTGGAAGATATCGAGACATATCAAGCGAATGAAATTTTACTACCTGAAAAAACAGATCAGGGTCTTGCAGTAACTTACACTATTGAAGCAGGAAAAGATGCAATTGCAACTCTTGATGGAAATAAGGTGAGTACGCTAAGACACGGTGATGTGAAAATTACCGCCACGCAAGAGGGTAATGATAACTTTAAACCCTTTACAAAAACAATTACTATAACTGTAATGCCCGCCGGAGATGTATTCAATTGGTTAGAGATGCCTACAATAAGCGTCATTGGAAACTATGTAACTCTCGTGGGCCCCGAGGAGTATCTTTCACATTTCACCAAGTTATTTGTAAACGATGTAGAAGTAGAGATGGATGAAGAGTATACTTACGAGTTGACCGATCAATCGGGTGCGATTGAAGTAAAAGCAACAAGCGAAGATGGTACCTATATGATGAGAATTATCGTTCAAAAGTAA
- a CDS encoding alginate lyase family protein yields the protein MKILFKYIALCLFAVFISCDKPEAVTSAKVETLEASEVTDHTALCKGKIIDKGSGTIARYGIELDDGSGFKPFQRTMTSGNDFGVQLNNLVPNKTYRYRAFVDDGTIQYGSEKQFTTLAQMVPNVTLDPIMISENSAIVNFSRVAPYKEWGVHYSETSATSASPVKNENFQADVIVDGLKPNTKYDVLPYVIDNNSHVIYLDKISFQTLDPSAVKVAGVHNMHPIEQLRFVKYNIVRRVEPYSTAYRSLIKDADLIIDSEQEHNAIADFYIPGYYQDPVTHRANVAGMDNDAYAAYATALAYRLSGDTKYGEKALYFLKAWYTINKSYSGYDGQLAMARSACGLVIAAELMNGTELWGVVEQNQFNRWVQEVYQKSGNSIRNRKNNWADWGRYASLLSASITENNAEVNENIRLIKSDLFIKIAPDGHMPEEVGRNADGMWYTYFSLSPLTAAVWIAYNITGENIFEMESNEGASIQKAVDFLLEHVKDPSKWEWHDNPTKGSPTKWPGNLMEALYGIYKNQEYVDYVAGSRPIVYKDHFTWTFPTLMPLSLTDYK from the coding sequence ATGAAAATTTTATTCAAATATATTGCTCTTTGCCTATTCGCCGTGTTCATTTCGTGCGATAAACCGGAGGCAGTAACATCAGCCAAAGTTGAGACTTTGGAAGCGTCGGAAGTAACCGATCATACTGCCTTGTGCAAGGGGAAAATTATCGACAAAGGGAGCGGTACTATTGCACGATATGGAATAGAGCTCGACGATGGTAGTGGATTCAAACCGTTTCAGCGCACTATGACATCGGGCAATGATTTTGGAGTACAGCTCAACAATTTAGTTCCTAACAAAACTTACAGGTACCGGGCTTTTGTTGACGATGGCACTATACAGTATGGATCTGAGAAACAGTTCACGACTCTTGCTCAGATGGTTCCAAATGTTACGCTGGACCCGATAATGATATCAGAAAACTCTGCTATTGTTAATTTTTCACGTGTCGCGCCTTACAAAGAATGGGGGGTACATTATAGTGAAACATCGGCTACCTCGGCTAGCCCTGTAAAAAATGAGAACTTTCAGGCAGATGTTATTGTAGATGGCTTGAAGCCCAACACAAAATATGATGTCTTGCCATACGTGATTGACAATAACTCCCATGTAATTTATTTGGATAAAATTTCATTTCAAACGTTGGATCCTTCCGCGGTAAAAGTAGCGGGTGTACATAATATGCACCCGATTGAGCAGCTCAGATTCGTGAAGTACAACATTGTAAGAAGAGTTGAGCCCTATTCTACCGCGTATAGAAGCTTAATTAAGGATGCCGACTTGATCATTGATAGTGAGCAGGAACATAATGCAATAGCAGATTTTTATATTCCCGGTTACTATCAAGATCCGGTAACCCACAGGGCAAATGTGGCCGGCATGGATAATGATGCCTATGCAGCATATGCTACGGCTTTGGCTTACCGTTTATCAGGCGATACAAAGTATGGCGAAAAGGCTCTCTACTTTTTAAAAGCTTGGTATACAATTAATAAATCTTATTCAGGATATGATGGGCAATTAGCAATGGCACGGTCAGCATGTGGATTAGTGATAGCGGCAGAACTAATGAATGGTACTGAACTATGGGGCGTAGTAGAGCAAAATCAGTTTAACAGATGGGTACAAGAGGTGTATCAAAAGTCGGGGAACAGCATTCGAAACAGAAAGAACAACTGGGCCGACTGGGGACGATATGCTTCATTACTCAGTGCATCGATAACTGAAAATAACGCGGAAGTGAATGAAAATATTCGTCTCATCAAATCAGACCTTTTCATAAAAATAGCGCCGGATGGACATATGCCTGAAGAGGTTGGGAGAAACGCGGATGGAATGTGGTACACTTACTTCTCGCTATCTCCTCTTACCGCTGCAGTTTGGATTGCTTACAATATAACGGGCGAAAACATATTTGAGATGGAGTCGAATGAAGGGGCATCCATCCAAAAGGCGGTAGACTTCCTTTTAGAACATGTAAAAGATCCCAGCAAATGGGAGTGGCATGATAATCCTACAAAAGGTAGCCCTACTAAATGGCCGGGAAACCTGATGGAAGCATTATATGGTATATACAAAAATCAAGAATATGTGGATTACGTGGCAGGGAGTAGGCCGATTGTTTATAAAGATCATTTTACTTGGACATTTCCAACGCTTATGCCACTTTCTTTAACAGATTACAAATAA
- a CDS encoding Gfo/Idh/MocA family protein has product MKRSILNIILSILVLSFVSCSTTQNQNANTPPDAHINLGGPRPAGQNNVLQLAVDPIPTVRVAIIGTGNRGSKASRRFTFMEGVEIKAICDVREGAVKRTQDIITGRDFPPADEYVGENAWREVVERDDIDLVYITTDWANHAPMAVYAMEQGKHVAIEVPAAISVDECWQLVDTAEKMRLHCTILENCCYDFFELNTLNMAQQGVFGELVHVEGAYIHDLRGQLRSTTNWRTPFYEDYTGNPYPTHGLGPVCQALNIHRGDKMNYLVSVSSDQFGMTQYLKDQFGEDSERAAKEYKMGDMNTTIIKTEKGKTIMIQHDVTSPRPYSRLHTLSGTKGFAQKYPNPGIALEPDAHNFLKKDEYNKLIKEYEHPFITEIGEYAKSVGGHGGMDFIMDYRLIYCLQNGLPLDIDVYDAAEWSCLFELTEISASNGGIPVRIPDFTRGDWDQLDGLKFAK; this is encoded by the coding sequence ATGAAGAGAAGTATTTTAAATATCATATTATCAATATTAGTTTTAAGTTTTGTTTCATGTAGTACAACACAGAATCAAAACGCAAATACTCCACCCGATGCACATATCAACTTAGGAGGTCCTCGTCCTGCTGGTCAAAACAATGTATTACAACTTGCCGTTGACCCTATCCCCACGGTTCGGGTAGCTATTATTGGTACAGGAAACAGAGGCTCCAAAGCGTCGCGCAGGTTTACCTTTATGGAGGGTGTAGAAATAAAAGCTATCTGCGATGTACGCGAGGGTGCTGTAAAAAGAACACAAGATATTATTACAGGTAGGGACTTTCCCCCGGCAGACGAATACGTGGGGGAAAATGCCTGGAGGGAAGTTGTTGAAAGAGACGACATAGATCTGGTGTATATTACAACAGACTGGGCAAACCATGCTCCCATGGCTGTATATGCCATGGAACAGGGTAAGCACGTGGCCATTGAAGTGCCCGCGGCAATATCCGTGGACGAGTGTTGGCAGCTGGTAGATACGGCTGAAAAAATGCGTTTGCATTGCACGATTTTAGAGAATTGCTGCTACGACTTCTTCGAACTAAACACGTTAAACATGGCCCAGCAGGGGGTGTTTGGAGAGTTGGTTCATGTTGAAGGTGCTTATATACATGATCTTAGAGGACAACTAAGAAGTACCACGAATTGGCGTACACCCTTTTATGAAGACTACACCGGCAATCCCTATCCCACGCATGGGTTGGGGCCCGTTTGCCAGGCCTTGAACATTCACAGGGGCGATAAAATGAACTACCTGGTTTCAGTTTCATCCGATCAGTTTGGTATGACTCAGTATCTTAAAGATCAGTTTGGAGAGGATTCAGAAAGAGCCGCAAAAGAGTACAAGATGGGCGACATGAATACCACCATTATCAAAACTGAAAAAGGGAAAACTATCATGATTCAGCATGACGTTACCAGCCCCAGGCCTTACAGTCGCTTGCATACATTGAGCGGAACAAAAGGTTTTGCTCAAAAGTATCCCAATCCAGGGATCGCCCTTGAACCGGATGCTCATAATTTTCTTAAAAAGGACGAGTATAACAAGCTAATTAAAGAGTATGAGCACCCTTTTATAACGGAGATTGGCGAGTATGCAAAGAGCGTGGGAGGACATGGAGGCATGGACTTCATAATGGATTATAGATTGATTTACTGCTTGCAGAATGGCCTTCCTCTCGACATAGATGTTTACGATGCAGCAGAATGGTCGTGCCTTTTTGAGCTTACAGAAATATCAGCATCAAATGGAGGAATTCCGGTGAGAATACCCGACTTTACGCGAGGGGATTGGGATCAATTGGATGGATTGAAGTTCGCGAAATAA